GAGACACTGCCTTTGacctgaatttttattttgacgcTATATGAgttttctcttatatttttacCAACCAGCTCTAACCTTTTTTGTTGGAGCTATTTCACCATTTCCTGTGAAATGCTGACATCGTGTGCAACATCAACAAGGTTTTATAAACTGTTCTTGGTGAGTCGGTGACCCTCAATTGGCTTCTCTAATATGTTTATGTATATTGTACCTCTCGGGTGTTTTGTTTGTTCTTCTTTGGTAAAGTTGAGTCGCGTTCTTTGGAGTTGTTCGAGTTCGAAACAAAGCTATTATCATTTTCTGCTTTTTGACATACCATGAAagaacttttcttttaaatcagTAAGTCAACTTTACAGGAAACTTTGCATCATATTGTCTAAAGCTTACTTGCTAGTTGACTGGAAATGGTGTCGATACTTGGAATGGAAAGAAGGGTTTCGATTGAAGTGAATGTTAACATTTCTGATTTCCTCTTCCTGCCCACACTTTCACACATACTTCTATGTTCCTTTATCATTGTCATGATCTTTTACAGGAATAGCCCATCAGGTTTTCAAAGGTTTTTGAATGATATTTCTCTTTTATCAGATACGGTAACCTGCTTTGTTTTATCAAATTGGTTCTCCTTTCACTTAGATTGTCATGTTCAACTTAAACAGCACATTAAGAGATCCAAGACCGGGATCCCTTAATTAGCTCTTCGGCTGCTGGTTGATCTGTTGGAGGatattatctatattttttatcccaACTCTGCTATTCTTCTTTACTTCCAGTCGTATATCATTTCATCCAAGTTGCCAGTTCATTTCTCCACTTTTTTGGTGCATGTACTAGCATGTCTAGCTAGGTCTGTGCAGCTCACTTAACCGTGTCattccaggcatcacccgtttCCTCCCATATTCCTTGAAACAGATGCCATGGAATCTTATTCGTGTTGGGAAACACAATGGATATTTTTCTATTGCTGAGAATGTGAACTGATAGCAGGAATTAAAGATGCATTTTCCATACCATTGTTGAATTCTTTAATCTTAGCCAGTGTGTTCTCCCTTTTTATACTACTGCTGCATTCAATGTTTCGATGTGCAACTAAGCATGCTCTTAGTTACCACAATTTTTTATGTGGCACGTTGAGGTTCAGCGCAAGcattttataagaaaaggaagCCCTAAAGTATCATGGGAGCTCATAAAAACAAGAGCACATGGACAAGCTGGTAAGAGGTGTCATGCGTATACTAGCCTCTTAAATGACCTAGGTTTGTCACTCCTCAATCAtagttttatttggtttttgctCTAATTACAGGATTAATTAAGGTGTGAAGGTTTGAATTAAGGGTAAAGTCAGCACATTAGGTTATGaatgtattttttagtattGGGATCAGCTCTGCTCTTCTTGAGGATAAGAAGCTCATTGAGCTTTGTGAGTAACATGATAGCTTCATAGCAGTAGAGAATTATACTGCTCAAAtcatacttcttttttttcgcCTTTTGTACCATAAAAGCttactcaaaattaaaaaaaaatgattatgatgggaaataaaagaaagaaaaacttttttcttgtacATTTACTTGGTGCATCGGAGATGTGTCCCCAccaaatcaattttcaatttcatttgtgACTCCCAATCTGATCCAGTTTGGtggattgatttaataaattcatgatttaaacttagttttaatttaaatggttTTGATATTGACCATGAGAAACTCAAATAACCTTATAAGAGTTGCCTCGTAACCCATTTGATATGGCTAAACTTggtcaaaacccaaaaataaaaataaaaatataactaaaatgaagttgttttagaaaaaaaataataaattcatagtAACTCAATAACCCAAATCTTCCATGCATGCAGTTAGATAGACCTAGAGCCGGTTTCGACAGCTATGCtccaaaaaaaccaaagcttACATGCATGTTTTCTACTACTACTGATACTGAGGCGGGTAAACAACAACCTGGATCTCACAAGATTATTAGATCTTATCAGAAAACTGTCACAAGGCATTATTGGGTATCGAGTCCTGATTATAAGTATGCCAAGGACATCTCTGCCCCATTCTCAGTACATTTTTGACCGGTCTTGCCTTGCCTAACTCTCTTTTTcctggtcaattttttttttaatttttatgagtaAAAAGATTGCAATCTAGAACCCTCTCATTTTCATTACTTTGGCACTTTTAGCTCGGGCaaccccaaaaaaaattaaattatttaatttgatccttgaGCTTAGAATTATTTCATAATGATTTTGCATTTATCTCAGCctgtttttttgacaaaaagcaggttgagaagaaaaacaagCGTGGCCTGAGACttaatctattttcttttattatactCTTAAAAGTCTAGTTGCATGGCTGTCTAAAGTATTTGATCTAGTggctaataaaatattttagtagtAATTAGGTATTTCACTTTGATTTTGGATTATTGGCAAATGAAAGGCAAGTTTAGATAGCCCCACCaacttttttaacataaatattagGAAAATCTGATCTGATTGCAGCTACAGATCACAAAACACTAATTCTTATATATTGTAGGCAGCAAGAGAACACCAGCACTGACAGTTCAGAGTCAAGACTTTAGATTAAAGTAACTAACAATGCATTATCTACAAAGACAACATAAGGGAATTGTTTAAGATGGTTAGCAAGTACTGATTGGTAGTGATTGAAGCATTATGAGATCGGAGCTGGCCATGATGTCTCCAGCccatttttatacatatatctCCATACGATTCtgttttaactttatttctCTAGTCAACGTATTGGTTATTTGGATTCCATTACAAGGCTGTTAGCCATTTCTTTAGACATAAGCAAATCACCTTATTGGGTCATTGCTAGTGCTTCATAGCCTAACCACTTATTGTTAGATCTGAGCATATTGCTGCTTTTAGGCATGATACTGGAAAGGTGAATTTGAGCAAATAAAATAGTCTCATCATTACACTCCTTACTAATATTAAGATCCACAGAAGCAGAAATGAACTAAAACTGGAATAAAAAAGGAGGTTTATAGCAGAAAGTCTTTGAAAAATCCTAACTGGGAGTTATCTAGTATAGAGAAATCTGATAGTAAACCAGTGACACAATTCCCATCTGTCTAGCATTAATGGTTTTGAGAGTAATCAAAGCTAAGAGGTTGCTGACAGAATGGAGCctgcaaaaagaaaagagtattTTAGATGtgaaaattgagaagaaaagtaAGCACGCAAATGAAGTTGGTTCACAAAACAAGAATCACACTGTTTCAAAGAGCCGACATCAAGAAAGAGCCAAATATTTCGGCCGCAAGGAAGCAATTTATGGGGTCACTTGCCACAAAAAACTACGCAAAGGCTTAAAGATaagtctttctttttcttccctttttttatcaaataatgaCGGTCAAATTTGAGGTTCTACCCCTGCCCCACCTCAAAGGGGTAGAAAAAAAGCAGAAACAAATAAAGGAAATTCTAACAATAGATGTTCAAAATCAAGattgtaaataataaactaTAGCCCTACCTGGAAAGCAGCATGTCTAAATTGCTCATATGAATGTGCATACATCATTGCAGCGCTTGGCCATTGTACATAGGCGGCATCCCTTGATGTCTGATTTGATCCCAATGCACAGAAGGGGCTCATAACTGGGCCTGCAGCAGGCTGGTAGCCAAGGGAAGCCTGTGTCCTTTGCATCTGACCCATCTGAGGAAAACCAGCATCATACTGCATAAAAGGATGTGGAATCTTCTGCATATTGAATGGTGTCAAGCTAAAACTCTGATTAGCTGGAAGGCTCCTAACATACCTGCATCATTCAAAAGCAATTTAGTTTGTTCAATAAAAAAGCAATCTTCTCTAACATAGAAGATGAAATTTAGGGTAACAAGAGATTTAACTGTTTCTAAAAATTTGAGAATATCAAATCTTGAGAATCAGTCTCTATCTAATCATGCTGTGCAGGGatagactgtttttttttatgttttgggtacTCATTTTGGAGGAAATCTTGTTCTCCAACATGTGATTGTTCAATTTGTTATGAACAAGATTTCTAAAAGGCAAGTAGGGAAACAACCAAGAATGCATTGTGGCCTTGAATCATCACAAGTTAGCAACCCATCATAGAACAACCCTTTAGAATAAACAAGGCTCATCAACAAGTTGATATTCAACACCATATTTTGGCAATATGTTCATCCCATGAAAGAACTACCAACAAAAAATCCACGAAATGAAGTAACCAATCTTTCATATCAGTCAACCCCCAAATATAATGAATATTCCTTACCTATCGTAACTCCGATCATAATCTGGGTCAGTGCGATCCTTCTCCCTGTCTCTGAAAATGGCAACACGAGATGACATGCTGTCCCTGATAAAGACATTTTTTTCTGGATCAGCAACAGAGTTCCTACTCTCTTCATTCTCATCCTTGCTTGAACTTAAATTTTTGCTATCTGTAGGGAGCTCAGGCACAGTATCTTCTGCAGTGGGGCTGCTGGGGCTACTGAAGATGCGAGCTCGTGCCCTATCATAGTCCTCCTTCCTCTCTTCCACACTTCTCACAGGACTTCGTTTGACCCCAAACCCATTTGGATCATTTATAGACCCTTTGTTGGGTCTGGGTCTAATGGCAAGCTTAATCATCTCAGGTTTATCACTTTCCAACTGTTTCGCAGGAATTGCAGTTAGGCAAACTGCAGGATATCTGctttgagctgttttctgcaCCAGAATCTTATTTCCCAGACCATCAATGCCATTATCCTGTACCATGGTTATCAGCCCATAGTGATGAGCGACACGATGTGCTGCAAGCCTAAGGTAGGAGGTAGGGAAATGCTGGAATTCAAATAGTTGTTGATCAGGGTTTTGCAAAAACCTCTGGATATCAAGTTCCATCCGCAAAACTGATCCAGCaaattgagaaacaaaataaatcttagcggtccagaaagaaaaaaacagaaaagcaaAGACACCATAACACAAAGCAAACACAACCAAAAAGTCAATGCAGCCGTAGTAAGTCAATGCtaattgtttaataattttcataggaagaaaaggaaaataactaCAAAATACTAAAAAGCAAAATCTAACTACCATCAAGGCCCCAAGAAATAAGACCACAATCAGTTTTGATGACTAGaactttcaaattcaaaaataattcaacatCATCTAAAATTTTAGGTTCCCATGCCAATACATCACTGCAATAGTCATGTCAGTGTTTTGATTTGAAAGGGTTGCCATGGTTGGACATCCAACATAAATATGTGCACTCATCAAACATGTCTTTGTCTATGTATAAAAAGGTCTTGATCCTGAAACTAAATTTCTAGTTCCACCCTGTCCAAGACCAAAACTGTATTCACACAGCAGCAACTTCTACGTGTGTGTTTGGCATTGTGGTAGCTTTTGCAgttgtagtttaaaaaaaataggtttaagaaaaatacttttaagttgcaattttaaaaaagtacatttaagaaaatatgttCGGTTAAAACTGTTGAAAGAGAGATCTTTGAttgcaaaataaatgaaaagcatgTCTCCATGAATGAAAGCAGGTTATTTTAGCTTCTACAAAACCAAGGTTTGAAACACAATTATGTGTGGAGCTCAGTGCTATTTGGctaaccaaaaagttttttctatGTGGTTTGGCAAAAAACagaagctaccacaataccaaacagtcTCTGATCCTAAACCATAAAAACTGTAAGGTTTTCACTTTCCATGGTCTTTCTTCCAATAGATATAAAATACTCTCTCCTTGCCAAACTACTAATGACATTCTCAACAGTACCTGATTTGTTAAACATAAAAGGCATATGAGCTTTCAGAAAGTAAAAGGCGAGAAAGGTTGAATCCTAATCAATACAACAACGGGTGTGTTTGTTGAAatacaacatctcatgccattGATTAGAAATATGAGCATTTAGTTAATGGAAATTACGGTAACTGGAAAACAACATACTCATCCCTATGTTTCACATACGACTTTGCATCtgttatataaatattgtaCCAATGTCCTTGGGGATGCAATAGTATACCGCCTCATTTTTTCTTTcccggtaaaaaaaaaacctctggTAAGGATACACACTACCATACCCCCATGCAACTTGAGAAGTAACCAGATTAAAAAAGGAACCTTAAGAGCTATAATTCTCTCACCAAGCAGTAACTACCTTAACATGTACACACGCGAAGGTGTGCAGTCAATAGAAATCCAAGTTACAATCCATACAACAGAATTAGTGTGCACTACAATGACAATTAAATCACACATAAATTTGGAAGACTCCGTAATCAGCAGCAAACTATTTCCTCCTACAACATCACTTACCCCAAGGGAGTGAAAAGGTGTTATTAGGGGCATTGAGACACTCAAGTTAGCACCTGGTTCATAAAAAATAACGAGCCTATTGTGACTAATTAGAAGTCTATTAAAGAAGTCAGCATCAGATCTAAGCTACATTCAGAACCAATCAATTTCCCGCAACAGCActcaaggaaaagaaattagACAATTGGATCCAATTTTCCCATTATTTTCCTAACCGTGACTTGGAGGCAATTAGTTTGTGGATGACAAAGCTAAACTAAAGCTACAAATTCTGCTCCTCCCGTTGCATTATTCTTTCCTTAGCAACCACACGAACCTATAATTCACATAAATCCAAATCCAGATCTAATATGTCTTAAAACTCCAAGATAAATCAATTTCCAAATCAACGAAAACCCAATtccaaaatcaaaacacaaatcacaaaaccctaaaaaattcaTACAAACACAAAATTCCCCAAACAAATccacaaaatcaataaaacaacaaaaagtcaGAAACCCATATAGCCAAACACGTCCAAATAacctaaaaactaaaatcttgaacaaaacagcaaatatccttaaaaaaaacaaatcgaaaaatcgaaaaaaattgcaaaaaaatgcAAGCACTAACTGGTGAGACGGTGACGCGGGTTCTGTAGAGCCTCAACTAAGAAAGGATCCACCATTGACTCCTTCTCATTAATGGCCGCCACTGCTTGTTGTGTTGTTGAGTCcatgataataaaatatcaccacttcctctgtttctctctctaaaaaagcCTCTTTTTCCACgcttcttcttctgcttccCTGTGAGTAGAAAGAGAGGAAGGGAAGGGAGAAATCAAAGAGAGGATAGAGGCGTGTGTTAAAAAGCAAAGGGTTTCATTGTTAGAATTTAGAGAGAGATGAGCCAACCCTTCGTTGTTCCCTTTGTTTTGGgtcttatctctctctctctctctctctctctctctcttttctaaccaaaaggaaagaaagaaggcTGCGGGcaggattttctttttcttaacacaaaaaataatatgtacgctttttctatcatgttttttatatatataaaagctttaattgtaaattaaaaatcttgtaagtgtatttaattaaatagattaaaaattatatatactaataaataaaattaaaattgttaataataataaaatattaaactggaaaaataatgagataaatataaattaaaataattaatttaacaatacaAGTCATATACATCAtcatgtttaataactttgtttattataattaaatttatatttaatcatatgataaaaaaatatatgaaaataaatgaataaaataaaataaaaattatatgaggTTGAATgtgttagaaaaaatataattattttatatgataataaattaaaaattaaacaaaattatacCAAAgactagattaaaaaattaaaagataaatattggTGTAGGTATTTTATCTTGAAATATGGGtcataaacataatttattcaTAAACTAAGTAAAagtaaatcatataaaaagatcatagaaatttgttaaagttgaaaaaaaaaacctacaaaaaaattcaataaaacccaaaattgagtgattaaattcaaaaatttattgagCTTAAACCTCTCATCTAGGGCAAAGAgaaaagtgaaattttttatattgaatgaaactcgttgatatcaaaatcaatttttttatgcctGAAATAAGTATCAACCAAAACTTTCTTTACAATCAGAATCTAACTATTTTCTCTCATCTCTCTCAAAttatggattaaaaaataagaaaaatacagtTCTGAATCATTATTGAATTTGTGAAATATTAAGGGATCAAgaagttataatttaaaatgtaagAGGGATATAGTGAACTCTTTGCCCCTTTTT
The Populus nigra chromosome 3, ddPopNigr1.1, whole genome shotgun sequence genome window above contains:
- the LOC133689715 gene encoding uncharacterized protein LOC133689715, producing MDSTTQQAVAAINEKESMVDPFLVEALQNPRHRLTILRMELDIQRFLQNPDQQLFEFQHFPTSYLRLAAHRVAHHYGLITMVQDNGIDGLGNKILVQKTAQSRYPAVCLTAIPAKQLESDKPEMIKLAIRPRPNKGSINDPNGFGVKRSPVRSVEERKEDYDRARARIFSSPSSPTAEDTVPELPTDSKNLSSSKDENEESRNSVADPEKNVFIRDSMSSRVAIFRDREKDRTDPDYDRSYDRYVRSLPANQSFSLTPFNMQKIPHPFMQYDAGFPQMGQMQRTQASLGYQPAAGPVMSPFCALGSNQTSRDAAYVQWPSAAMMYAHSYEQFRHAAFQAPFCQQPLSFDYSQNH